A region of Gadus morhua chromosome 18, gadMor3.0, whole genome shotgun sequence DNA encodes the following proteins:
- the si:dkey-21c1.4 gene encoding flocculation protein FLO11 produces MSTTGVCPYCGKTFKRLKGHLPHCKAKELSEPSQTQHDRTASKETLSKPPTSSTATSFSSDKATKSTPSKESPTKSLLSTKNDKDSRLDSLPPSTPLKTEYNQSLLLMPSPVRSPAPSVSQPTSSKKKTQSLAHQNKMAALTSSISPSAPLPSPSKPSNTSSALKQTATSKQVTKGPLKQAQSKPQPIQSDKPPAAFRPLADTVNSAALLSTRRQEAGEKHPARLAPETHLRGASKTKEMSGRSPLTTQMSGPSNERIPLDGVPGTAQSPTEFWEDGGLQNVDRAHSRATLQNVKDTLRRSKGIGQPGKLSLLDHIQSPLTTRDWQPVETKVRGPLDVSQDQTGIQAPLGNANGIGPLLTSTSPSNQLPDTSPQGRQLSPVERLAAFPPEKEVFIPAGTTYLSPPALQGPALQSSPPSTAGLIQRYEMALLPTSSSVTRPVEATQARANSSAPTQCPSGPLNLSVDKESGGVTGRIRTKDPEVIIRNLKLKNAIEGNLAGRRLGQVRLGELPLWLAINAPSRPRGAVEALHRGWRWYYRRYIDVRKGGIGGVSMLLAGYCVLSYVWSYPHIKSDRWRKYH; encoded by the exons ATGAGCACGACAG GTGTGTGCCCGTACTGTGGCAAAACATTCAAAAGACTGAAAGGCCACCTGCCCCACTGCAAGGCCAAAGAGCTCTCTGAACCATCGCAAACCCAACATGACCGCACTGCGAGCAAGGAAACATTGTCCAAACCTCCTACGTCTTCTACGGCAACTTCATTTTCATCAGATAAAGCAACAAAGAGCACGCCCAGCAAGGAGTCGCCGACGAAGTCTCTCCTGTCGACAAAGAATGATAAAGATTCAAGGTTGGATTCTTTGCCTCCATCAACACCATTGAAGACTGAATATAACCAATCACTTTTGCTGATGCCATCGCCAGTCAGGTCGCCAGCACCATCCGTTTCACAGCCAACGTCATCCAAGAAGAAGACACAGAGTCTGGCTCATCAGAACAAGATGGCTGCCTTAACCTCTTCTATCTCCCCATCCGCTCCCTTGCCCTCTCCTTCCAAACCGAGCAACACTTCCAGTGCTCTGAAACAGACTGCCACGTCTAAACAGGTTACAAAGGGGCCACTGAAGCAAGCACAATCCAAACCCCAACCTATCCAATCAGACAAGCCCCCTGCTGCATTTCGGCCATTAGCAGACACCGTCAACTCTGCAGCGTTGTTATCAACCAGGAGGCAAGAAGCTGGAGAAAAACATCCAGCTCGTCTTGCTCCTGAAACCCATCTCAGAGGTGCCTCAAAAACGAAGGAGATGAGCGGTCGATCGCCTCTGACAACTCAAATGTCCGGCCCCTCCAATGAGAGAATCCCGTTAGATGGTGTCCCGGGAACCGCTCAGAGCCCCACCGAGTTTTGGGAGGATGGGGGACTACAGAATGTAGATAGAGCTCATAGCAGGGCAACTCTCCAGAATGTGAAGGACACCTTGAGGAGATCAAAGGGCATCGGCCAGCCAGGGAAACTGAGCTTACTGGACCATATCCAAAGCCCTTTGACGACCAGGGACTGGCAACCTGTTGAAACTAAAGTCAGAGGCCCACTTGATGTGAGTCAAGATCAGACTGGTATTCAGGCACCGCTTGGAAATGCAAATGGCATCGGGCCGTTGTTAACATCCACTTCTCCATCAAACCAGTTACCCGACACCAGTCCTCAAGGGAGGCAACTGTCGCCTGTTGAAAGACTTGCTGCATTTCCCCCTGAAAAGGAGGTCTTTATACCGGCCGGAACCACCTACCTGTCACCACCTGCCCTCCAGGGCCCCGCCCTGCAGTCCTCTCCGCCGAGTACAGCGGGTCTGATTCAGCGGTACGAGATGGCACTCCTCCCCACCTCTTCATCAGTAACCCGGCCCGTGGAAGCAACGCAAGCACGTGCTAATTCCTCAGCCCCGACTCAGTGTCCGTCCGGCCCCCTGAACCTCTCTGTTGACAAGGAGTCCGGGGGAGTGACGGGCCGAATTAGAACAAAGGACCCAGAAGTCATCATCAGAAATTTGAAATTGAAGAATGCAATTGAGG GTAACCTGGCTGGCCGCCGACTTGGACAGGTGCGCCTGGGTGAGTTGCCCTTGTGGCTGGCCATCAACGCCCCCAGCCGGCCCCGGGGAGCGGTGGAAGCCCTGCACAGAG GGTGGCGGTGGTACTACCGGAGGTACATTGATGTGAGGAAAGGTGGGATTGGAGGAGTGAGCATGCTGCTGGCCGGCTACTGTGTCCTCAGCTACGTGTGGAGTTACCCCCATATAA AGAGTGACCGTTGGAGGAAGTATCATTAA